The following nucleotide sequence is from Deltaproteobacteria bacterium.
GTTTCGGGCGGGGTTCCGGGCTTTGGAGCTGCACGCTGCTCATGGATACCTGCTGCACGAGTTCCTCTCCCCGCTTTCGAACCGGCGCGCCGATGCTTACGGCGGGTCATTCGAGAACCGGATCCGCGTCGTGCTCGAGGTGGCCGAGTCAATCCGGGCGCGGTGGCCCGAGCGATATCCCCTCTTCGTCCGCATCTCGGCGACGGACTGGGCGGAAGGCGGGTGGGAGATCGAGCAATCCGTCGAGCTCGCGCACAGGCTCGCTCTCCTGGACGTCGACCTGGTCGACTGCTCCTCGGGCGGGCTTGTGCCCGGCGCGAAGATCCCGATCGGTCCAGGCTACCAGGCGCCGTTCGCCGAGCGCATCCGCCGAGACGTCGGCATCAAGACGGGCGCGGTAGGAATGATCCGCAGCGCGGAACAGGCGGAGCACGTGCTGCGCACGGGGCAGGCGGATGTCGTCGTCCTCGCCCGCCAGCTCCTCCGGGATCCGTACTGGCCGTTGACCGCAGCGCGGCAGCTCGGCGCGACGGTGCGCTGGCCGCCGCAGTACGAGCGGGCGCGGGACTGATCGACGAGTCTGTGTCGAGGGATTTCCGCCGGGTTCCCAGACGGCGAAGGCGTGGCCACCCTGCCCGGAAAGGAGGAACTGATGGGTATCGGCAAATTGACAGGAACGATTCTCGCGGCGGGCGCCCTGGCGGCGGCCGGCGCTCTGGCGCAGACGGGCGGAGGTACCGGCTCTGGTTCCGTCGGCGGCACGGGCGGGACCACCGCGGGCACGTCCACGGGCACCGCGGGTTCGGGCACGGGCACGGGCAGCGCGACAGGCGCAACCGGCACGGCCACGCCCGGCACCACGGGTGAGGACACGCGCTCCGGCGCGACGACCACCCCGAACACCGGCGTGAGCGCGAGTGGAAGCGCGACGACGGGGACGCCCACGGACAACTCGGCCACGACAGGGACCTCGACGGACAATTCGGCTACGACGGGCTCGTCGACGAGCACGTCTCCGAACAGCACC
It contains:
- a CDS encoding NADH:flavin oxidoreductase/NADH oxidase, with translation MLFDSLQLRDVILRNRIVVSPMCQYSSEDGFPNDWHFVHLGSRAVGGAGLVFTEASAVTPEGRISPQDLGIWKDEHVEPLARIARFIEAQGATAGMQLAHSGRKASTQQPWKGSRVLAPGEDGGFRPILAPSRIPFRPEDPVPEELDARGIARIVRAFGDAAERAFRAGFRALELHAAHGYLLHEFLSPLSNRRADAYGGSFENRIRVVLEVAESIRARWPERYPLFVRISATDWAEGGWEIEQSVELAHRLALLDVDLVDCSSGGLVPGAKIPIGPGYQAPFAERIRRDVGIKTGAVGMIRSAEQAEHVLRTGQADVVVLARQLLRDPYWPLTAARQLGATVRWPPQYERARD